The following coding sequences are from one Chelonoidis abingdonii isolate Lonesome George chromosome 4, CheloAbing_2.0, whole genome shotgun sequence window:
- the PPP1R15B gene encoding protein phosphatase 1 regulatory subunit 15B, whose protein sequence is MEPRKREQASPGLGQASSWLGLTWLKLGPCPPAPAVAAQPQLSTPFSWLRLVSQLLSPLPGLLHRLLPGQGLSSARCPAAGEPPAGGSQAAPLLLLSEAAASLSWADGELRWPDNAPEMRLKRSLEPAQPLWGAEMVRTGLAPLSVRQVDLVSYVLGPGGSPGSGYGQACCTDKSHLPQPLNAELPADGWRGPPSREGLPEIQHLRTKRLEFLQQQQLATNCLPVPEPDHGYHSLEEEQQHRGNNQEDLKQKCDAWELRCPEELSEHSIVGQAGESPLEQEVWSPEKEAAEEETLSEEDEDEDSDIEQDLPVSSRPACANKLIDYIIRVSSSGEESSEGEEDWDGDDDDDGFDSEGSLSDSDSTSQDSESQHLWNSFCSLDPYNPQNFTAAIRTAVNDSEKDLSGESYVEEDSSWAESLPGSPALSSEEDDEWECNSADEEDNLELWNSFCNSDDPYNPFNFKAPFQTAKKKGKQDLEGASGLCLVSSQCNLLFTCQVQLLENHNCEVTDIVQHGILFGEKHTHTKRKKVTFLEEVTEYYVSSEEDRKGPWEELARDGCRFQKRIQETEDAIGYCLTIEHRQRIFNRLQETYYKMLDVF, encoded by the exons ATGGAGCCGAGGAAGCGGGAGCAGGCGAGCCCCGGGCTCGGCCAAGCCAGCTCCTGGTTAGGACTCACCTGGTTGAAGCTCGGCCCCTGTCCCCCGGCTCCTGCCgtggcagcccagccccagcttaGCACCCCCTTCTCCTGGCTGCGGCTCGTCTCGCAGCTGCTTTCCCCACTGCCCGGTCTCCTCCACCGGCTGCTGCccgggcaggggctgagcagcgcCCGGTGCCCCGCGGCGGGGGAGCCTCCCGCGGGGGGATCTCAGGCCGcgcctcttctgctgctctccgAGGCCGCCGCTTCACTGAGTTGGGCCGACGGGGAGCTGCGCTGGCCGGACAACGCCCCGGAGATGCGCCTGAAGCGTAGTCTGGAGCCTGcccagccgctgtggggagctGAGATGGTGCGGACCGGCCTGGCCCCGCTCAGTGTCCGGCAAGTGGACCTGGTCTCCTACGTGCTGGGTCCCGGCGGCAGTCCGGGGTCCGGCTACGGCCAAGCCTGCTGCACCGACAAGAGCCACCTGCCACAGCCCTTGAACGCCGAGCTCCCCGCGGACGGCTGGCGGGGACCCCCATCCCGGGAGGGGCTCCCGGAAATCCAGCACCTGCGCACCAAGCGCCTGGAGTTCctccagcagcaacagctggCGACTAATTGCTTGCCCGTGCCTGAACCGGACCACGGCTACCACAgcctggaggaggagcagcagcacaggggtAACAACCAAGAGGATCTAAAGCAGAAGTGTGATGCCTGGGAGCTGAGATGCCCCGAGGAACTGTCTGAGCACAGCATAGTGGGGCAAGCTGGAGAGAGCCCCCTAGAACAGGAAGTATGGAGTCCTGAGAAGGAGGCAGCTGAGGAAGAGACCCTCTCGGAAGAGGATGAAGATGAGGATTCTGATATAGAGCAAGACCTGCCAGTGTCATCCAGGCCTGCCTGCGCCAACAAACTGATAGACTACATTATCAGGGTCAGTTCCAGTGGAGAGGAAAGTTCAGAGGGTGAGGAAGACTGGGatggggatgatgatgatgatggatttGATAGCGAGGGGTCCCTCTCAGATTCAGACTCTACTAGCCAAGATAGTGAGAGCCAGCACCTCTGGAACTCCTTCTGCAGTTTGGATCCTTATAACCCTCAGAACTTTACAGCTGCCATTCGAACTGCTGTTAATGATTCAGAGAAGGATTTGTCTGGTGAGTCATATGTAGAGGAGGATTCTTCATGGGCCGAAAGCCTTCCTGGCTCTCCTGCCCTCAGTTCTGAAGAGGATGATGAATGGGAGTGTAATAGTGCAGATGAGGAAGATAATTTGGAACTTTGGAACTCATTTTGTAACTCAGATGATCCCTATAACCCTTTCAATTTCAAGGCACCTTTTCAAACTGCAAAAAAGAAAGGGAAGCAGGACTTAGAAGGAGCATCAGGGCTGTGTCTGGTCAGCTCTCAGTGCAATCTCTTATTCACCTGTCAGGTGCAGCTGCTGGAGAACCATAACTGTGAGGTCACAGATATTGTGCAGCATGGCATTCTTTTTGGAGAGAAACATACACATACCAAGAGAAAAAAG GTAACATTCCTTGAAGAAGTTACTGAGTATTATGTAAGCAGTGAAGAAGATCGGAAAGGACCCTGGGAAGAACTTGCACGGGATGGATGCAGGTTCCAGAAACGAATTCAAGAAACAGAAGATGCTATTGGATACTGCTTAACCATAGAGCATAGACAGAGGATATTTAATAGACTCCAGGAAACATACTATAAAATGCTTGATGTTTTCTAG